A genomic segment from Modestobacter roseus encodes:
- a CDS encoding sugar O-acetyltransferase, with translation MDDGRSMRERMLAGDLYIADDPELAAESTRAQQLTHRYNTMDPTDGAARRAVLEELLAAFGPGSELRPPFHCDYGHQTTIGARTFANFGLVVLDVARVTIGDDAQLGPNVQLLTATHPVEPGPRRDKWESAAPIVLEDNVWLGGGVIVCPGVTIGANTVVGAGAVVTRDLPANVVAVGNPARVVREIG, from the coding sequence ATGGACGACGGCCGCAGCATGCGCGAGCGGATGCTCGCCGGCGACCTCTACATCGCCGACGACCCGGAGCTGGCCGCCGAGAGCACCCGCGCGCAGCAGCTCACCCATCGCTACAACACGATGGACCCCACCGACGGCGCCGCCCGCCGTGCGGTGCTGGAGGAGCTGCTGGCGGCGTTCGGCCCGGGCAGCGAGCTGCGCCCGCCGTTCCACTGCGACTACGGCCACCAGACGACGATCGGTGCGCGGACCTTCGCCAACTTCGGCCTGGTCGTGCTCGACGTCGCCCGGGTGACCATCGGCGACGACGCGCAGCTCGGGCCCAACGTCCAGCTGCTCACCGCCACCCACCCCGTCGAGCCCGGCCCCCGGCGCGACAAGTGGGAGAGCGCGGCACCGATCGTGCTCGAGGACAACGTGTGGCTCGGTGGCGGCGTCATCGTCTGCCCGGGCGTGACGATCGGGGCGAACACCGTCGTCGGAGCCGGCGCCGTGGTCACCCGCGACCTGCCCGCGAACGTGGTCGCGGTCGGCAACCCCGCACGCGTCGTCCGCGAGATCGGGTGA
- a CDS encoding TetR/AcrR family transcriptional regulator, which translates to MTPRRHDPQRADRIVDAALDVIAEHGVANTTHRLIAAAADVPLGSLTYHFTGLDDLLAQAFARHAERMAVTYEAHFDQVRSADDVVTAVTDLVHADAGADDRDWAVVYELYLAALREPSLRTVTESWMRRSRSVLERFVDPTTARGVDALIEGLVMHKVLATTPVDRAQTTEIIARVVRAGTASEEHA; encoded by the coding sequence GTGACCCCCCGCCGCCACGACCCGCAGCGTGCCGACCGGATCGTCGACGCGGCGCTGGACGTCATCGCCGAGCACGGCGTCGCGAACACCACGCACCGGCTCATCGCGGCCGCCGCCGACGTGCCGCTGGGGTCGCTCACCTACCACTTCACCGGCCTCGACGACCTGCTCGCCCAGGCCTTCGCCCGGCACGCCGAGCGCATGGCGGTCACCTACGAGGCGCACTTCGACCAGGTGCGCAGCGCCGACGACGTCGTCACGGCGGTCACCGACCTGGTGCACGCCGACGCCGGCGCCGACGACCGGGACTGGGCGGTCGTCTACGAGCTGTACCTGGCCGCGCTGCGCGAGCCGTCGCTGCGCACGGTCACCGAGTCGTGGATGCGCCGCAGCCGCAGCGTGCTGGAGCGCTTCGTCGACCCGACCACCGCCCGCGGCGTCGACGCCCTCATCGAGGGGCTGGTCATGCACAAGGTGCTGGCCACCACCCCGGTCGACCGGGCCCAGACCACCGAGATCATCGCCCGCGTCGTGCGGGCCGGCACCGCCTCCGAGGAGCACGCATGA